The Echeneis naucrates chromosome 8, fEcheNa1.1, whole genome shotgun sequence genome has a window encoding:
- the elac2 gene encoding zinc phosphodiesterase ELAC protein 2 isoform X3 — MNTAHLKLRYFTSLLVKGRAAPLLTRPDSPTILRFIRTMATNNIKDSKNNNINNNNNKKAKQKEPLRRLKTKEGRSKRGDVHGPSTVYLQVVGAGTRDNAASLYVFSEYNRYLFNCGEGTQRLMQEHKLKAAHLDNIFLTRLSWENVGGLSGMILTLKDTGVPECVLSGPPQLENYINAIKSFSGPLEDIKLSVRPYTAETYTDDTMTVHQVPIFAQSKDRGRSPSPGAGGPASPKRDNVDRDRPHSPGDRQTAARDSSLVVAFICKLHPKKGNFLVPEALKLGLPVGTAAIGPLIKALKAGSSITFEGREIRPEQVCTPTDPGPIFVIVECPTEEFVDAVCTNQQLRRHQTEGEEDSAALVVHITPESVLKTETYKEWMERFPSTTQHLILNEQACTVHNIRSHKIQAQLNMIHPEIFPHLKSYKAEEPQAALNVAVVRAECLLKFQLRPVMEWQRDALPSCNAEEFVREAAEVPNFLEEVEKCRKICSTDAADLSGQFSPGNPRQGVEYPEVVFMGTGSALPMKIRNVSGTLVNISPSQSLLLDCGEGTFGQLCRHYGDDVDDVLCKISTVFISHLHADHHTGLLNLLYQRERAMRTSGKTFSPIYLIAPGQIMMWLNQYHDSCGEILNHISLIPNRSLSEDAEPTKPWMKSLIGAALEKNDLLKFQTCLVRHCKNAFACSFTHRSGWKLAFSGDTMPCDGFVRIAARLL, encoded by the exons atgaaTACGGCGCATTTGAAGCTGAGATACTTCACGTCTCTGTTGGTAAAAGGCAGAGCTGCTCCGCTGCTAACACGGCCGGACTCTCCCACAATCCTCCGCTTTATCCGAACAATGGCGACCAATAATATCAAGGAtagtaaaaataacaacattaataataataataataagaaagcCAAACAGAAGGAGCCGCTGCGGAGACTGAAGACCAAAGAGGGAAGGAGCAAACGGGGAGACGTTCACGGACCGTCCACCGTCTACCTGCAGGTGGTCGGCGCCGGGACCAGAGACAACGCTGCGTCCCTTTACGTCTTCTCCGAGTACAACAG GTACCTGTTCAACTGTGGAGAGGGAACACAGAGGCTCATGCAGGAACACAA ACTGAAAGCCGCTCACCTGGACAACATCTTCCTGACCAGACTGAGCTGGGAGAACGTGGGAGGGTTATCAG GGATGATTTTAACTCTGAAGGACACGGGTGTACCCGAGTGTGTGCTTTCTGGACCGCCACAGCTG GAGAACTATATAAATGCCATCAAGTCATTTTCTGGACCGCTGGAAGATATCAAGCTGT CGGTCCGTCCGTACACTGCAGAGACGTACACAGACGACACAATGACAGTTCACCAAGTGCCAATATTTG CCCAGTCGAAGGATCGCGGTAGGAGCCCCTCCCCTGGAGCAGGCGGCCCAGCTTCGCCAAAGAGAGATAACGTTGATAGAGACCGGCCGCACAGTCCAG GTGACCgacaaacagcagcaagagACTCATCTCTGGTTGTCGCTTTTATATGTAAG CTTCACCCAAAGAAAGGAAACTTCCTGGTTCCTGAAGCGCTGAAGCTCGGTCTTCCTGT AGGCACAGCTGCCATCGGCCCGCTCATCAAAGCTCTGAAGGCTGGAAGCAGCATCACGTTCGAAGGCAGAGAG ATCCGGCCGGAGCAGGTCTGTACTCCCACCGATCCGGGACCCATCTTTGTTATCGTCGAGTGTCCGACCGAAGAGTTCGTCGACGCCGTCTGCACCAATCAGCAACTGAGAAG ACACCAAACGGAGGGTGAGGAGGACTCTGCTGCGCTGGTGGTCCACATCACTCCGGAGTCTGTTTTGAAAACGGAAACATACAAAGAGTGGATGGAGAG GTTTCcctccacaacacaacacctgaTCCTGAACGAACAAGCTTGCACGGTCCACAACATCAGGAGTCACAAGATTCAGGCTCAGCTGAACATGATTCACCCCGAGATTTTTCCACACCTCAAGTCTTACAAAGCAGAG GAGCCTCAGGCTGCCCTGAACGTCGCCGTCGTCAGAGCCGAGTGTCTGCTCAAGTTCCAGCTCAGACCTGTAATGGAGTGGCAAAG AGACGCCCTCCCCTCTTGCAACGCTGAGGAATTTGTGAGAGAAGCTGCCGAAGTCCCAAACTTCCTGGAAGAAGTGGAAAAGTGCAGGAAGATTTGCTCCACTGATGCGGCAGATCTGTCCGGTCAGTTCTCCCCTGGAAACCCaa GACAAGGAGTGGAATACCCAGAGGTGGTTTTCATGGGAACCGGATCAGCACTTCCGATGAAGATCAGAAACGTCAGTGGCACTTTAGTTAATATCAG TCCCAGCCAGTCGCTGCTGTTGGACTGTGGGGAGGGAACCTTCGGTCAGCTCTGCAGACACTACGGGGACGACGTGGATGACGTCCTCTGCAAGATCTCCACCGTCTTCATCTCGCACTTGCATGCCGACCACCACACG GGTCTGCTTAATCTGCTGTACCAGAGGGAACGAGccatg AGGACGTCTGGAAAGACTTTCAGCCCAATCTACCTGATCGCTCCGGGTCAGATCATGATGTGGCTCAATCAGTATCACGACTCCTGCGGGGAAATCCTGAACCACATCAG TCTCATCCCAAACAGATCTCTGAGCGAAGACGCAGAGCCGACCAAACCCTGGATGAAGTCGCTCATCGGGGCAGCGCTGGAGAAGAACGATCTGTTG
- the map2k4a gene encoding dual specificity mitogen-activated protein kinase kinase 4a isoform X4 translates to MEFKHTTMATPGPNSQTAPSGGGGNNGGSAAPHPHQQQQQPQHITTMSSMQGKRKALKLNFANPPIKPTTRFTLNTAGPPFQNPHIERLRTHSIESSGKLKISPEQHWDFTAEDLKDLGEIGRGAYGSVNKMVHKPSNQIMAVKRIRSTVDEKEQKQLLMDLDVVMRSSDCPYIVQFYGALFREGDCWICMELMATSLDKFYKFVYCSLDDVIPEEILGKITLATVKALNHLKENLKIIHRDIKPSNILLDRNGNIKLCDFGISGQLVDSIAKTRDAGCRPYMAPERIDPSASRQGYDVRSDVWSLGITLYELATGRFPYPKWNSVFDQLTQVVRGDPPQLSNSEERRFSPMFIAFVNVCLTKDESKRPKYKELLKDPFIQMYEERSVDVAGYVCRILDQMSTSPSSPMYMD, encoded by the exons ATGgaattcaaacacacaacaatggcGACTCCCGGCCCGAACAGCCAGACGGCGCCGAGCGGTGGAGGCGGAAACAACGGGGGCTCCGCGGCTCCACAcccccaccagcagcagcagcagccccagcACATCACCACCATGAGCAGCATGCAGG GTAAACGCAAAGCCCTGAAGCTGAACTTTGCCAATCCTCCCATCAAACCCACCACCAGGTTCACACTGAACACAGCGGGACCGCCCTTTCAAAACCCGCACAT agagaggctgagaaCACACAGCATTGAGTCGTCGGGAAAGCTGAAGATTTCCCCGGAACAGCACTGGGACTTCACAGCAGAGGATCTCAAAGATCTGGGCGAGATTGGCCGAGGGGCTTACGGCTCCGTCAACAAGATGGTGCACAAGCCGAGTAACCAAATCATGGCGGTCAAG AGGATTCGGTCGACGGTGGACGAGAAGGAGCAGAAGCAGCTGCTGATGGACTTGGACGTGGTCATGAGAAGTAGTGATTGTCCCTACATCGTGCAGTTTTATGGTGCTCTGTTCAGAGAG gGCGACTGTTGGATTTGTATGGAACTTATGGCTACCTCCTTAGACAAATTTTACAAATTTGTATATTGCTCATTAGACGACGTGATTCCAGAAGAAATATTAGGAAAAATAACATTAGCT ACTGTGAAAGCGCTTAACCACttaaaagaaaacttgaaaaTAATACACAGAG ACATTAAGCCGTCGAACATCCTCCTCGACAGGAATGGCAACATAAAGTTGTGTGACTTTGGCATCAGTGGTCAGCTGGTAGACTCCATCGCCAAAACCCGAGACGCAGGCTGCAGACCCTACATGGCC CCTGAGAGAATAGACCCCAGTGCTTCCAGGCAAGGCTATGATGTGCGATCAGATGTTTGGAGTTTGGGAATCACACTG TACGAGCTGGCCACTGGACGGTTTCCCTACCCGAAGTGGAACAGTGTGTTTGACCAGTTGACCCAGGTGGTGAGAGGAGACCCTCCACAGCTCAGCAACTCGGAGGAGCGGCGCTTCTCCCCCATGTTCATCGCCTTTGTCAATGTGTG CCTTACAAAGGACGAGTCGAAGAGGCCAAAGTACAAAGAGCTACTG AAAGACCCGTTCATCCAGATGTACGAGGAGCGTTCGGTCGACGTAGCCGGTTACGTCTGCAGGATCCTGGATCAGATGTCAACATCCCCCAGCTCCCCTATGTATATGGACTGA
- the map2k4a gene encoding dual specificity mitogen-activated protein kinase kinase 4a isoform X3 yields the protein MEFKHTTMATPGPNSQTAPSGGGGNNGGSAAPHPHQQQQQPQHITTMSSMQGFQINLSGAPPSKRKALKLNFANPPIKPTTRFTLNTAGPPFQNPHIERLRTHSIESSGKLKISPEQHWDFTAEDLKDLGEIGRGAYGSVNKMVHKPSNQIMAVKRIRSTVDEKEQKQLLMDLDVVMRSSDCPYIVQFYGALFREGDCWICMELMATSLDKFYKFVYCSLDDVIPEEILGKITLATVKALNHLKENLKIIHRDIKPSNILLDRNGNIKLCDFGISGQLVDSIAKTRDAGCRPYMAPERIDPSASRQGYDVRSDVWSLGITLYELATGRFPYPKWNSVFDQLTQVVRGDPPQLSNSEERRFSPMFIAFVNVCLTKDESKRPKYKELLKDPFIQMYEERSVDVAGYVCRILDQMSTSPSSPMYMD from the exons ATGgaattcaaacacacaacaatggcGACTCCCGGCCCGAACAGCCAGACGGCGCCGAGCGGTGGAGGCGGAAACAACGGGGGCTCCGCGGCTCCACAcccccaccagcagcagcagcagccccagcACATCACCACCATGAGCAGCATGCAGG GGTTTCAGATAAACCTGTCTGGAGCTCCCCCAA GTAAACGCAAAGCCCTGAAGCTGAACTTTGCCAATCCTCCCATCAAACCCACCACCAGGTTCACACTGAACACAGCGGGACCGCCCTTTCAAAACCCGCACAT agagaggctgagaaCACACAGCATTGAGTCGTCGGGAAAGCTGAAGATTTCCCCGGAACAGCACTGGGACTTCACAGCAGAGGATCTCAAAGATCTGGGCGAGATTGGCCGAGGGGCTTACGGCTCCGTCAACAAGATGGTGCACAAGCCGAGTAACCAAATCATGGCGGTCAAG AGGATTCGGTCGACGGTGGACGAGAAGGAGCAGAAGCAGCTGCTGATGGACTTGGACGTGGTCATGAGAAGTAGTGATTGTCCCTACATCGTGCAGTTTTATGGTGCTCTGTTCAGAGAG gGCGACTGTTGGATTTGTATGGAACTTATGGCTACCTCCTTAGACAAATTTTACAAATTTGTATATTGCTCATTAGACGACGTGATTCCAGAAGAAATATTAGGAAAAATAACATTAGCT ACTGTGAAAGCGCTTAACCACttaaaagaaaacttgaaaaTAATACACAGAG ACATTAAGCCGTCGAACATCCTCCTCGACAGGAATGGCAACATAAAGTTGTGTGACTTTGGCATCAGTGGTCAGCTGGTAGACTCCATCGCCAAAACCCGAGACGCAGGCTGCAGACCCTACATGGCC CCTGAGAGAATAGACCCCAGTGCTTCCAGGCAAGGCTATGATGTGCGATCAGATGTTTGGAGTTTGGGAATCACACTG TACGAGCTGGCCACTGGACGGTTTCCCTACCCGAAGTGGAACAGTGTGTTTGACCAGTTGACCCAGGTGGTGAGAGGAGACCCTCCACAGCTCAGCAACTCGGAGGAGCGGCGCTTCTCCCCCATGTTCATCGCCTTTGTCAATGTGTG CCTTACAAAGGACGAGTCGAAGAGGCCAAAGTACAAAGAGCTACTG AAAGACCCGTTCATCCAGATGTACGAGGAGCGTTCGGTCGACGTAGCCGGTTACGTCTGCAGGATCCTGGATCAGATGTCAACATCCCCCAGCTCCCCTATGTATATGGACTGA
- the map2k4a gene encoding dual specificity mitogen-activated protein kinase kinase 4a isoform X2: protein MEFKHTTMATPGPNSQTAPSGGGGNNGGSAAPHPHQQQQQPQHITTMSSMQESNTCWRCQSETGKRKALKLNFANPPIKPTTRFTLNTAGPPFQNPHIERLRTHSIESSGKLKISPEQHWDFTAEDLKDLGEIGRGAYGSVNKMVHKPSNQIMAVKRIRSTVDEKEQKQLLMDLDVVMRSSDCPYIVQFYGALFREGDCWICMELMATSLDKFYKFVYCSLDDVIPEEILGKITLATVKALNHLKENLKIIHRDIKPSNILLDRNGNIKLCDFGISGQLVDSIAKTRDAGCRPYMAPERIDPSASRQGYDVRSDVWSLGITLYELATGRFPYPKWNSVFDQLTQVVRGDPPQLSNSEERRFSPMFIAFVNVCLTKDESKRPKYKELLKDPFIQMYEERSVDVAGYVCRILDQMSTSPSSPMYMD, encoded by the exons ATGgaattcaaacacacaacaatggcGACTCCCGGCCCGAACAGCCAGACGGCGCCGAGCGGTGGAGGCGGAAACAACGGGGGCTCCGCGGCTCCACAcccccaccagcagcagcagcagccccagcACATCACCACCATGAGCAGCATGCAGG AGTCCAACACCTGCTGGAGATGTCAGAGTGAAACAG GTAAACGCAAAGCCCTGAAGCTGAACTTTGCCAATCCTCCCATCAAACCCACCACCAGGTTCACACTGAACACAGCGGGACCGCCCTTTCAAAACCCGCACAT agagaggctgagaaCACACAGCATTGAGTCGTCGGGAAAGCTGAAGATTTCCCCGGAACAGCACTGGGACTTCACAGCAGAGGATCTCAAAGATCTGGGCGAGATTGGCCGAGGGGCTTACGGCTCCGTCAACAAGATGGTGCACAAGCCGAGTAACCAAATCATGGCGGTCAAG AGGATTCGGTCGACGGTGGACGAGAAGGAGCAGAAGCAGCTGCTGATGGACTTGGACGTGGTCATGAGAAGTAGTGATTGTCCCTACATCGTGCAGTTTTATGGTGCTCTGTTCAGAGAG gGCGACTGTTGGATTTGTATGGAACTTATGGCTACCTCCTTAGACAAATTTTACAAATTTGTATATTGCTCATTAGACGACGTGATTCCAGAAGAAATATTAGGAAAAATAACATTAGCT ACTGTGAAAGCGCTTAACCACttaaaagaaaacttgaaaaTAATACACAGAG ACATTAAGCCGTCGAACATCCTCCTCGACAGGAATGGCAACATAAAGTTGTGTGACTTTGGCATCAGTGGTCAGCTGGTAGACTCCATCGCCAAAACCCGAGACGCAGGCTGCAGACCCTACATGGCC CCTGAGAGAATAGACCCCAGTGCTTCCAGGCAAGGCTATGATGTGCGATCAGATGTTTGGAGTTTGGGAATCACACTG TACGAGCTGGCCACTGGACGGTTTCCCTACCCGAAGTGGAACAGTGTGTTTGACCAGTTGACCCAGGTGGTGAGAGGAGACCCTCCACAGCTCAGCAACTCGGAGGAGCGGCGCTTCTCCCCCATGTTCATCGCCTTTGTCAATGTGTG CCTTACAAAGGACGAGTCGAAGAGGCCAAAGTACAAAGAGCTACTG AAAGACCCGTTCATCCAGATGTACGAGGAGCGTTCGGTCGACGTAGCCGGTTACGTCTGCAGGATCCTGGATCAGATGTCAACATCCCCCAGCTCCCCTATGTATATGGACTGA
- the map2k4a gene encoding dual specificity mitogen-activated protein kinase kinase 4a isoform X1, whose product MEFKHTTMATPGPNSQTAPSGGGGNNGGSAAPHPHQQQQQPQHITTMSSMQESNTCWRCQSETGFQINLSGAPPSKRKALKLNFANPPIKPTTRFTLNTAGPPFQNPHIERLRTHSIESSGKLKISPEQHWDFTAEDLKDLGEIGRGAYGSVNKMVHKPSNQIMAVKRIRSTVDEKEQKQLLMDLDVVMRSSDCPYIVQFYGALFREGDCWICMELMATSLDKFYKFVYCSLDDVIPEEILGKITLATVKALNHLKENLKIIHRDIKPSNILLDRNGNIKLCDFGISGQLVDSIAKTRDAGCRPYMAPERIDPSASRQGYDVRSDVWSLGITLYELATGRFPYPKWNSVFDQLTQVVRGDPPQLSNSEERRFSPMFIAFVNVCLTKDESKRPKYKELLKDPFIQMYEERSVDVAGYVCRILDQMSTSPSSPMYMD is encoded by the exons ATGgaattcaaacacacaacaatggcGACTCCCGGCCCGAACAGCCAGACGGCGCCGAGCGGTGGAGGCGGAAACAACGGGGGCTCCGCGGCTCCACAcccccaccagcagcagcagcagccccagcACATCACCACCATGAGCAGCATGCAGG AGTCCAACACCTGCTGGAGATGTCAGAGTGAAACAG GGTTTCAGATAAACCTGTCTGGAGCTCCCCCAA GTAAACGCAAAGCCCTGAAGCTGAACTTTGCCAATCCTCCCATCAAACCCACCACCAGGTTCACACTGAACACAGCGGGACCGCCCTTTCAAAACCCGCACAT agagaggctgagaaCACACAGCATTGAGTCGTCGGGAAAGCTGAAGATTTCCCCGGAACAGCACTGGGACTTCACAGCAGAGGATCTCAAAGATCTGGGCGAGATTGGCCGAGGGGCTTACGGCTCCGTCAACAAGATGGTGCACAAGCCGAGTAACCAAATCATGGCGGTCAAG AGGATTCGGTCGACGGTGGACGAGAAGGAGCAGAAGCAGCTGCTGATGGACTTGGACGTGGTCATGAGAAGTAGTGATTGTCCCTACATCGTGCAGTTTTATGGTGCTCTGTTCAGAGAG gGCGACTGTTGGATTTGTATGGAACTTATGGCTACCTCCTTAGACAAATTTTACAAATTTGTATATTGCTCATTAGACGACGTGATTCCAGAAGAAATATTAGGAAAAATAACATTAGCT ACTGTGAAAGCGCTTAACCACttaaaagaaaacttgaaaaTAATACACAGAG ACATTAAGCCGTCGAACATCCTCCTCGACAGGAATGGCAACATAAAGTTGTGTGACTTTGGCATCAGTGGTCAGCTGGTAGACTCCATCGCCAAAACCCGAGACGCAGGCTGCAGACCCTACATGGCC CCTGAGAGAATAGACCCCAGTGCTTCCAGGCAAGGCTATGATGTGCGATCAGATGTTTGGAGTTTGGGAATCACACTG TACGAGCTGGCCACTGGACGGTTTCCCTACCCGAAGTGGAACAGTGTGTTTGACCAGTTGACCCAGGTGGTGAGAGGAGACCCTCCACAGCTCAGCAACTCGGAGGAGCGGCGCTTCTCCCCCATGTTCATCGCCTTTGTCAATGTGTG CCTTACAAAGGACGAGTCGAAGAGGCCAAAGTACAAAGAGCTACTG AAAGACCCGTTCATCCAGATGTACGAGGAGCGTTCGGTCGACGTAGCCGGTTACGTCTGCAGGATCCTGGATCAGATGTCAACATCCCCCAGCTCCCCTATGTATATGGACTGA
- the tmem220 gene encoding transmembrane protein 220, whose protein sequence is MGEVGAALSGSSWLLLIWQTCNLFMSVFFALATYVQINDPDAGLWMVGYGVPALLCAFIGLRPRVTETLAWRKVADLHVMISSAVVAMLGWTLYKEQITHIFHQEEGREFSGLMLTVVWLLLCRHSGRAPVGMPRVTIAVAITVFPFVAWLYYYINKELRVNWPSHCKNAI, encoded by the exons ATGGGAGAAGTTGGAGCAGCTCTCAGCGGCAGCTCATGGCTGCTTCTGATTTGgcaaacctgcaaccttttcATGTCCGTGTTCTTCGCTCTCGCCACATATGTCCAG ATCAATGATCCAGACGCAGGGTTATGGATG GTCGGTTATGGAGTTCCTGCACTGTTGTGTGCATTTATTGGCCTGAGGCCACGTGTGACAG AGACTTTGGCCTGGAGGAAAGTGGCTGATCTCCATGTGATGATATCCAGTGCTGTTGTTGCCATGTTGGGATGGACACTTTATAAAGAGCAGATCACACACATCTTCCACCAGGAGGAGGGCAG ggAATTTTCTGGTCTCATGCTGACAGTTGTTTGGCTTCTCCTGTGTCGCCACTCTGGGAG GGCTCCAGTTGGGATGCCCAGAGTTACTATAGCTGTTGCCATAACAGTGTTCCCCTTCGTGGCCTGGCTTTACTACTACATCAACAAGGAGCTGAGAGTCAACTGGCCTTCACATTGTAAAAACGCTATTTAG
- the sco1 gene encoding protein SCO1 homolog, mitochondrial yields the protein MAHSLLQHRFIRRNLQVLQTCFVRFTRGAFRGDAAAKETPSPGRVCSCCPVNVSRWFTTNPHRSRTFSSLPPPPGPQGEPKKLGPVTWKSLAITFAIGGTLLGGMKYFKKEKEEMIEKERNKSIGRPALGGPFSLTDHNNKPVKSEDFLGQWVLIYFGFTHCPDICPDELEKMIEVVDEIDRIKSLPNLTPLLITIDPERDTPEAMAAYVKEFSPKLIGLTGTTAEVEQVSRAYRVYYSQGPKDEDNDYIVDHTIIMYLVGPDGEFMEYFGQNKRSPEISSSIAAHMRKYNKK from the exons ATGGCACACAGTCTCCTACAGCACCGCTTCATCCGCAGAAACCTCCAAGTTTTACAGACGTGCTTCGTCAGATTCACGCGCGGCGCGTTCCGGGGAGACGCTGCGGCCAAAGAGACACCTTCCCCGGGGAGAGTCTGCTCCTGCTGCCCG GTGAACGTCAGCCGGTGGTTCACAACAAATCCACACCGCTCAAGaacattttcctctttgccTCCTCCACCAGGGCCGCAGGGCGAGCCGAAGAAGTTAGGG CCTGTAACATGGAAATCTTTAGCAATAACATTTGCTATTGGAGGAACTCTGCTGGGAgggatgaaatatttcaaaaaggaaaaggaagaaa TGATTGAAAAAGAGAGGAACAAATCGATAGGAAGACCAGCACTGGGTGGTCCGTTCTCACTCACTGATCACAACAACAAGCCCGTCAAGAGCGAGGACTTCCTGGGCCAGTGGGTCCTCATCTATTTTGGGTTCACCCACTGCCCGGACATCTGCCCGGATGAATTGGAGAAGATGATTGAAGTGGTGGACGAAATTG ATAGAATAAAGTCTCTTCCGAACCTGACGCCTCTCCTTATCACCATCGATCCTGAGAGAGACACACCAGAGGCCATGGCTGCATATGTGAAAG AGTTTTCTCCAAAGCTGATCGGACTGACAGGGACGACGGCTGAGGTGGAGCAGGTGTCCAGAGCCTACAGAGTCTATTACAGTCAGGGACCAAAGGACGAAGACAACGACTACATT GTCGACCACACGATCATCATGTACCTGGTGGGACCAGACGGGGAGTTTATGGAGTATTTTGGACAGAACAAGAGAAGCCCAGAGATCAGCAGCTCGATAGCAGCACATATGAGGAAGTATAACAAAAAGTGA